Within the Miscanthus floridulus cultivar M001 chromosome 2, ASM1932011v1, whole genome shotgun sequence genome, the region agctctttagtgtagctagttgtgagagcttgttagtttggttagtgtggctctttagttagcctttgagagcacactaacttagtgtagtaccatagtcattgtgtgattagaatctatagaaactaaagttgtggtaggtggcttgcatttttagtaggctagcgcaacgcttacttcgcctcataattgtctaaccggtttgctaaatattgttgtagaaatttttaataggccatTCACCCCtctttagccattaggacctttcaagtggtatcagagccgaggtcaccgtgatttgaggcttaacaaccttcggtgtaaaaatggctcaaatcaacaacaccaagaagccaccctaatttgatggctcaaattatccttattggaaagctaagatgacaacttatatcaagtcaatcaataggaaagttTAAAAGGTGGTagggacaaagattgagattgaagatgaagagactCCCACCGTCGtcgaagaaatgctactccaaaataatgacattgctcatagtgccattcatgatgctctggatgtactttgccggcacaaAGTGGAGGTACTTAAAGactgcctcttcttcgtcgatggtgacgatgtggctcttcagcttgctgatgagcgtctgcaagcggagggagaagtcctccaccgtttcaccatctttgaacttgaggttggcgtactcccgcttcagaagctgggccgtcgccttctttgcgcgattGGAACCgtcgcgcatcgccgcaatagcctctcacgcctccttagccgagctcttcgcccccaacggctccctgtactccgtcgGTACAGCAGTGAGGATAGTCTCCAACGCTGaaatgtcatcttcctcattgtcggtgctcttgtcaatagcattctagagccgtcggactctgagcttgaccttcatggtcacttaCTACtcaccatagttggtgcgagtcagcgtcggccaactggtgtcgatgacctcccgcaccgtgcgaacaacgacctccggtcgtggctggaCAGCCACAGCAGtcccactgctgtcgcccatctccgaaccgcccGTCATCACCAACGGTTAGTCtgacgacggcgcttgtacggctctgataccacttgttgacccacaggatcaccggctcaggtgagtgaaccactcaccagtcttgccgaatacccgctagtgttgccgagcacccactagccatgccgaccacgaacaagcgttgtccgtccccacacactatggctagagtttgaagaagagagaacagagcatgcacacacagtacaagacaccagtgttggtcGACGCCTTATATGGGAGATGCCAAATCTGAACTCTTTTTATTGAGttaccgtggtagtctatttatacaactctatccatctagtctcaGTACAGTTGcccagtgctgcaggtgagccgtgcggtgcctgcacctgcagcgctacaatatcacagcagggggcctttcggcgccgccttcccttgctgtgttcacacaaggtagcagtagattatctaacgtGCATGTTGCAGTGTTGGTTTGAAGAGGCGTCGTTCATAATACTGAAGCTATGGAGGATTCTGTACAAGTTGCATGTGTAATACCAAATGCTGCAGATACTGCATTTCAGATTTACTCCTTGAAGCGATCGGCATATGCTGCTGTGCTGAGAGCATTCTGTGCTCACTCAGACATTCTCTCAAGGGTACTTCCTCACTCCTATAAGTTCAGCTGTGAAGTATTAGTACTAAGCAAATTATATACAGTAGGAAATATGGTGATCTGTTACTCTATACCATGACATGGTAATATGATAGATACTTTTGTTTCTTATGTCACTTCTGAGGATATCTTGTTGAAACCTTACTCTTCATGCCCTTATTAGTTTCCTTACTTTAATCCTCCTTTTTTATGAGTATGTTTAGCTATTACACAGTTCGGGTGAATTTCAATGATAGCATTTTTTTCTAGAATATGCACGATAGCATGTTCAGTATCTTTTTCAGCTACATATATGTGTGTTGCATGCTACTTACCTTTGCTTTCTTACAGGACAAAGTAAGATGTCTCACTGAACTGAGAAATGAGCTTAAAATATTGCAGACTGAACATGCAGAATGTCTTGTGAAAGCCAGATCAAATAAGCAAATCAAGTCTTTTAGGTGAAATAGTTAGTAATCAATATTGCTTCTCATAGTAAAACATATATGCTGATTGAAAGACTTATCTGTTCCACAGCTCCAAATTTCTAACTTTTTGAAATTTTCGATGCTATATGTTGGCATCTAGTACTGTTTCATGTTTCTGTGTGGCCTAGATaaatattttcttgttcctgTTTCCTTGTCTTACCTAAGCAAATTCTCCCCAATACTGATCACCTTCGTATTAGATATATTACAAAACAATTTATGTGGACTGCTGCATTTCTTGTCACAGTGCCGGCTTGCACTCCAAAGGAAACTGCACTGAAGTTATAAAGGATTATCTAGATCTTGCATGCGTCCTACCAGATGCTGGAGATACTGTGTTTCAGATTCACTGCTTGGAGCGATCAGCATATGCATCAGTGTTAAAAGCTTTCTGTGCTGTGACAAACCACATCTCATTGGTACATCTGTTAGCTATACCTCCTTTTCCTATAAGCTCCAAATACAAGTAATCGAATCATAGATGATATAATCATTGGATCAATTGTATATTGTTTTATTATACTCCCtcggttccaaattatagttcacttggGCTTTGCTCCAAGTCAAAACTTCTTTAACTTTGAGCAAGTTTATAGAAAACCGCACCAACATGTACAACATCAAATTTCTTTCATTAAATTCTccataaaacatattttgaaattACATTTATTTGAACTTGAGATGTCAacatatttttctaaaaataagGTCAAAGTTAGAGAAAGGTTTGACTTAGGCAAAGCCAAACttaactataatttggaacggagggatttTGACATTGTATCCAGGCCACGCCTTTTTACCCGTTTGCTTTATTCAGTACTCTTTACCTATACATTTTTACAGTTACAGGTCAAGCTTCTATCTCAACTAAAAAATgaacttaggccccgtttagttccgaaaatttttggcttttggctactgtagcactttcgtttttatttggtaaaaattatccaattatggactatttaggtttaaaagattcgtctcacgatttctcggctaactatgtaattagtttttttttcgtctacatttagtactccatgcatgtgtcgcaaaattcgatgtgatggatactgcgcaaaaaattttggtttttggatgaaactaaacggggccttagaatATCGCATAGTGAGCATAAAGAAGTTATTATGAAGGTCAGTTTAAATGAGCATATCAAGTCTTTGAGGTGAGCATGTCTAGTCATTTGTTCTCAGTACGAAGTGTATGCTTATTAAATGCATTTTCTTCCCTGCAGTTTCACATGCCTAACCTTTCTTATTGAGCAGGAAATTTAGTTTGGCAAATCTGTCTGTTGTTACAAAGACCAATCCAGCTTTTGATGTGCATGCTGTGCTTCATGACAAGATTGGCTCAACTGGTCAGGTTTGCACTTCATCCACAAGCTGCCTCAGTTTGATACAGCAATCACCAGTATCAGAGAATTCAATGTCCTCCACAAGGTgtcaattttcttttttttttcccacACAAATCAATTTTTCACAAATAAATGTGTTGATGCTCATTTATTGTGATGGCTAATGGAACAGAGACATTGGGATATCAAATAGCTCTAATGGAGCCAAAGAAGGACCTTATTTAAATCTTCATAGATAAAAGGATTGATTTTATTAGTGCTATGaatttttttgtatatatatacatatctgaattttgatatattgacattcgtgtgacatgaattttcatatatttatatacaccaatgttgatatatatcctaatatcctAAGCTCagcgctccaaaccctaaccaaggcgtaaataataaccctaaattctatagttatatatatttgaatttgaatatTCATAATTAGTGTTACATGAATCCGCTCCAAACCCTAATCAAggctccaaaccctaaccagatcgaGCTTGGCATAAATAATAACCCCTAAAGTCTTGCTATATATAGTTATTTAAGTTTAAGCCACTGACTCGCTCCATTTGCATATGCATGACTAGTGTAtggttttcatttatatatagttgTGGTAATTAAGATGGCCGAGCCGCAAGACGACTACAAATAGAACGAGGTCATGATGAACATTATCAATGCTGGCACTCAATATGGCCCCAACTAGAATGAGGCTGACCCGAAGTTCTATGATAGCTCTCAATACTTACTGAATTTTGGAGATGAGCAAGAActtcttgtgcaagaaaatcctgacgaggtatatttgttaataatcttgcatctcatatatatatatgaaattaaaCATAATTCCATTAattcgtatatatatatatgcatcacTGAATCTTTGTGTTTTTAcgtatgtagccctctggattgaCGACGTCGATGAAAAGTAAAAGTGCACCAGGCCCGACAAAACCGTTAGAGGGCCACCACATAATCACATAAGTCGATCCTAATACCGGCGAACCGCTCCTGCCAACAAAGaatgcaaagaaatttgtaaacCATGTGTGGGGTTCTTGTTAGGGACAGGCTCCCGATCAGCGCCCGTGAATGGAAAATGAAGAAGGAATCTCCTCAGATCAGTTTTGTCTTTGAGCGAGACAAGGACGTTCTTTGGGATTCAATCACTGCACATTTCCATCTACCAGGAGGTGAAGATATAAAAAAACTAGTTAAAAGTTGGGCtctcaagaagatggccacacaattccagaccgGGAATAAGAAGCTATACAATGAATTTGTGAAGAAGAATCTGACTCCAGATTTCAGTGGTAATAGCTCATACAAAAAGTTGAGGGATGACTAGCCTAAATTTGTGAGGTACAAGACCTTAGAAGAGGGTGAGGCACGGGCGAGAAGGAACTAATAGAATGCGTGACAAAAGGTATACCATCATAAaacgggatcaggtggctacaagAGTGGCATTCCTAGGTGACAAAGAATGGAAGCAGACATGCTTTCCAAAGGGATCCATCCATTTTCAATCGATTGGCCCGAACGTACTAAGAATtggttttcgctcatgggggatcACTAGACCTAGAGACCAGGGAGTCGGTTGTCGGTGGGCAAATCAAAATAGCAGCACAAAGACTTTTTGATATTGTAGATGCTTCTGCCAGTGGTGTCTTTGTGCCCAActaagagaaggatgagctgatgtACGCCCTCTAGATTCCTGAACACCCTGGGCGACTATGAGGCAAAGGGTTGATTTCGTGGCGGCATGGCTTTCCTGAGGACGAtgctacctacagaagccgccatcAAAGGAAGGACGAGCAGGCAGAGCGGATCCGCAGGTTAGAGGAGGTGGTGCTTCGATCGTAGGAGCAAGAACTAAACATGGAGGTGAGAATGCAAGAGGAAATCATACGGCAAGTGGCACAATAGTTGAGTAGCCAAAGGCAGTCAACATCAGAGCATGGAGTCAACATTAGCCCCCCTCAGCTaagaagcagttgcgcttccactgAACTCCCAAATCAAGATGATGCATTGCAgcacttccccgtggatgacatcactgtgcCTTTGAcgccatgtgagctgcacattcccatGGGGAATAGCACATTCATGGTGGCATACGGTATTGTTTCTCCTGTGATCCCTAACAAGACACCAAGAAGCCATGGGAATTCAATTCCACCTGGATATTATAGCATCTCGGTGGATAGAGTTATCAAAGAATGTAGGAAAGTGGCTCTTGACTTTCCTGGAGGTGATCGGGAGAAGACCCTAGGACAAGCAGAGCATTTATTCGTTAtatggtgcaagcgctacatcattattcttaGTGCGGTGGCTAGGGTACCATCGCCTCGTCCTCAACTACCTCatgataggtgcggatgaaagtgAGTGAAACAGTTTTTGAATAATCATTATCAATTATTGGCTTCTCGCGTATAACCATTTACTCATAATTATTTTTATACTCACAGGTCTCCCAACCTAAGTCTAGTTCTTTCATCCCATGATGATCATCAGAGTGCTCTGGACGATGATGATGTGTTACATGGCACGAcagcatctccatctccatctcctccaaggcggtctccccCTCCTCCGCTTCTCGCGCCATAGAGGTGCCATAAGAGGCCCTCGCCCCCGATGAAGTCCTCATTGAAGAAGAAAGCCAGTCATCGTAAAACAAAGTCCCCGGAGAAGCTGCCTTACGAGAAGTCTGAAGAGGAATCAAAAGCAGCGGCACAAAAAGATTTGGATAACTGGCGACAAAGTGTGGCGGAATCAATAGCAAAGAAGAAGGAACTTATGAAAAACCCGATAAAGCCGCACTACATAGCTCAACGAAAACTAAGGAAAAGAGTCAGCGAAGTGGAGAAAAAGTGGCGTGAGTCATGTAAGCCCTCACTATTATCGGACTATGAATGCTCTCTCGACAAGTCATATAAGGCGTCGCTGAAAGCAAAGAGAGCAGGGAA harbors:
- the LOC136536671 gene encoding uncharacterized protein encodes the protein MEDSVQVACVIPNAADTAFQIYSLKRSAYAAVLRAFCAHSDILSRDKVRCLTELRNELKILQTEHAECLVKARSNKQIKSFSAGLHSKGNCTEVIKDYLDLACVLPDAGDTVFQIHCLERSAYASVLKAFCAVTNHISLLQVKLLSQLKNELRISHSEHKEVIMKVSLNEHIKSLRKFSLANLSVVTKTNPAFDVHAVLHDKIGSTGQVCTSSTSCLSLIQQSPVSENSMSSTRDIGISNSSNGAKEGPYLNLHR